The candidate division KSB1 bacterium genome contains a region encoding:
- a CDS encoding T9SS type A sorting domain-containing protein: MERHNFHTVLRRCLSIAIAVVAAIGGIGSAVAQNIVETRLSSEAAGSEGVFVRINRPATARHGTIGAPVVIHVAGGFGSNGLTVANPPWSLPDCIEIRFNFPGGGSGATLSGGVYDDRGPNCLKALREVIRFALGTTADVNGKKLSQLVNPIVPLASNVGLVGWSNGGNATLAVAGVHGSEIAGLAWIANWESPVGDGMANAECGAHPRPGGGVQNPEVNPAYNPGTGEFDLTVLAYSDTVNIAAQGPALRGGLYFDSNRNGVPDWGSDFILHPHRWSVDNVTKVYYSNRIIKAASAGNLLPTPMPSHIAGVAETAEFWHWRNGENWFADAVKHNPQLMFLVEASASDHVQSAPDHPHVLIQYEGMRLAGARFVRLNPDRAYVENVLGRSAATAADNDAFTPFDHLSIRNALEPAGAGGVPTNAGVAAAIYELADRTQYGNLSPQLGGVLTSVKEREAALPAAFALAQNYPNPFNPSTVISFQLPANSHVTLKVFDVNGREVTTLVEGNLAAGNHAVTFAPRNLAGGIYFYQLTAGKFSERRKAVLMK; encoded by the coding sequence ATGGAGCGACACAATTTTCACACAGTTTTGCGCCGATGCCTGAGCATTGCGATCGCCGTGGTTGCTGCCATTGGCGGGATAGGTTCCGCAGTTGCACAAAACATTGTGGAAACCCGCCTTTCTTCCGAGGCCGCGGGCAGTGAAGGCGTTTTTGTACGCATCAACCGCCCCGCTACCGCTCGCCACGGCACCATCGGCGCGCCGGTGGTCATTCATGTCGCCGGCGGCTTTGGCAGCAATGGGCTTACTGTTGCCAATCCGCCGTGGTCTTTGCCGGATTGCATCGAGATTCGTTTCAACTTCCCCGGTGGCGGCTCGGGTGCCACGTTGAGTGGCGGCGTTTATGACGATCGCGGACCGAATTGCCTGAAGGCGTTGCGCGAGGTCATCCGCTTTGCGCTGGGCACAACGGCGGACGTGAATGGCAAAAAACTCTCCCAACTGGTGAATCCCATCGTTCCGCTCGCTTCCAATGTCGGCCTTGTCGGTTGGTCGAATGGCGGCAACGCCACGCTTGCTGTCGCCGGCGTGCACGGCAGCGAAATCGCGGGGCTCGCGTGGATCGCGAATTGGGAGTCGCCGGTGGGCGATGGCATGGCAAACGCCGAATGTGGCGCGCATCCACGTCCGGGTGGTGGCGTGCAAAACCCGGAAGTGAATCCGGCCTACAATCCCGGCACCGGTGAGTTCGATTTGACGGTGCTGGCGTATAGTGACACGGTCAACATCGCGGCGCAAGGGCCGGCGTTGCGCGGCGGTTTGTATTTCGACAGTAATCGCAATGGTGTTCCTGATTGGGGAAGCGATTTCATTTTGCATCCACATCGGTGGAGCGTTGACAATGTCACGAAAGTTTATTATTCCAACCGCATTATCAAAGCCGCCAGCGCAGGCAATCTGCTGCCAACGCCAATGCCTTCACACATTGCCGGCGTGGCGGAGACCGCGGAGTTTTGGCATTGGCGCAATGGCGAGAATTGGTTTGCCGACGCTGTGAAGCACAATCCCCAGCTCATGTTTCTCGTCGAAGCCTCTGCATCCGATCACGTGCAAAGCGCGCCGGATCATCCACATGTGTTGATTCAATACGAGGGCATGCGCCTGGCGGGCGCGCGTTTCGTGCGCTTGAATCCCGATCGCGCGTATGTGGAAAACGTGCTCGGTCGTTCAGCGGCGACTGCTGCGGACAACGATGCATTCACGCCCTTCGATCATTTGAGCATTCGCAATGCATTGGAACCGGCAGGGGCAGGAGGGGTGCCGACCAACGCCGGCGTGGCAGCGGCGATTTATGAGCTGGCCGATCGCACGCAGTATGGCAATCTCTCTCCACAACTCGGCGGCGTTTTGACGAGTGTGAAGGAGAGAGAGGCTGCCCTGCCGGCGGCTTTTGCGCTGGCGCAGAATTATCCGAATCCATTCAATCCCTCTACCGTGATCAGTTTTCAGTTGCCGGCAAACAGCCATGTGACGCTGAAGGTGTTTGATGTGAATGGCCGTGAAGTGACGACGCTCGTGGAGGGCAATCTCGCCGCGGGAAATCACGCCGTGACGTTTGCGCCGCGCAATTTGGCCGGAGGAATTTACTTCTACCAACTCACCGCCGGAAAATTTTCAGAGAGGCGTAAAGCCGTGTTGATGAAATAG
- a CDS encoding T9SS type A sorting domain-containing protein, with protein MRKHNSGIIVRKQKLFAMLIAIASTMPLASASAQSFIETRLRSEAGGVEGIFIHITPPVQARYGASGAPVVIHLAGGFSSIGLTVANPPWSLPDCIEIRFNFPGGGSGPTLSGGIYDDRGPNCLKALRDVIRFALGITADVNGKKLSQLVNPIVPLASNVGLVGWSNGGNGTLGVAGVHGSEIAGLAWIVNWESPVGDGMANLECGALPRPGVSGQNPAVNPAYNPDTGEFDLTMLAYSDTVNIAVQGPALRGGLYFDVRRNGIADLGVDFILRPHLWRVDNVPKVYYSNRIIKAASAGNLLPATWPSHISSVAETGEFWHWRDGGHWFAEAVRQLPNLMFIVEAAAVDHLQTAPDHPHVLIQYEGMRQAGARFVRLNPDRAYVESVLGRSAATAADNDAFTPFDHLSIRNALEPAGAGGVPTNAGVAAAIYELADRTQYGNLSPQLGGVLTSVKEREAALPAAFALAQNYPNPFNPSTVISFQLPVSGHVTLKVFDVNGREVSTLVDSEMAAGNHAVTFAPRDLAGGIYFYQLTAGKFSQTRKAVMVK; from the coding sequence ATGAGAAAGCACAACAGCGGGATCATCGTGAGAAAGCAAAAACTTTTCGCCATGCTCATTGCAATCGCGTCAACCATGCCGCTGGCCTCGGCAAGCGCGCAGAGTTTTATCGAAACGCGCCTTCGGTCCGAAGCCGGCGGCGTGGAAGGAATTTTCATTCACATCACGCCACCAGTGCAGGCGCGTTATGGCGCCAGCGGCGCACCGGTGGTCATTCATCTCGCCGGCGGCTTCAGCAGCATCGGCTTGACGGTCGCCAATCCGCCGTGGTCGTTGCCGGATTGCATCGAGATTCGTTTCAACTTTCCCGGTGGCGGTTCGGGCCCAACGTTGAGTGGCGGCATTTATGACGATCGTGGACCAAATTGTTTGAAAGCCTTGCGTGACGTCATCCGCTTTGCGTTGGGCATCACTGCGGATGTGAATGGCAAAAAACTCTCCCAACTGGTGAATCCCATCGTTCCGCTCGCTTCCAATGTCGGCCTTGTCGGTTGGTCGAATGGCGGCAATGGCACGCTTGGCGTTGCCGGTGTGCATGGCAGTGAAATCGCCGGCTTGGCGTGGATCGTGAATTGGGAGTCGCCGGTGGGCGATGGCATGGCCAATCTCGAATGCGGCGCGCTGCCGCGGCCGGGCGTGAGTGGACAGAATCCCGCCGTGAATCCGGCCTATAATCCCGACACCGGTGAGTTTGATTTGACGATGTTGGCGTACAGTGACACGGTCAACATCGCGGTGCAAGGGCCGGCGTTGCGCGGCGGTTTGTATTTCGATGTCCGTCGCAACGGCATTGCCGACCTCGGGGTCGATTTCATCCTGCGGCCGCATCTCTGGCGCGTTGACAATGTCCCGAAAGTTTATTATTCCAATCGTATCATCAAGGCTGCCAGCGCGGGCAATCTCCTGCCGGCGACATGGCCCTCACACATCTCCAGTGTTGCGGAGACCGGAGAGTTTTGGCATTGGCGTGACGGCGGGCATTGGTTTGCAGAGGCCGTCAGGCAGCTTCCCAATCTCATGTTCATCGTCGAAGCCGCGGCCGTGGATCATCTGCAAACGGCGCCGGATCATCCGCATGTGCTGATTCAATACGAAGGCATGCGCCAGGCGGGCGCGCGTTTCGTGCGCTTGAATCCCGATCGCGCGTATGTGGAAAGCGTGCTTGGTCGTTCAGCGGCGACTGCTGCGGACAACGATGCATTCACGCCCTTCGATCATTTGAGCATTCGCAATGCACTGGAACCGGCAGGCGCCGGCGGCGTGCCAACCAATGCCGGCGTGGCAGCGGCGATTTATGAGCTGGCCGATCGCACGCAGTATGGCAATCTCTCTCCACAACTCGGCGGCGTTTTGACGAGTGTGAAGGAGAGAGAGGCTGCCCTGCCGGCGGCTTTTGCGCTGGCGCAGAATTATCCGAATCCATTCAATCCCTCTACCGTGATCAGTTTTCAGTTGCCGGTGAGCGGTCACGTGACGCTCAAAGTGTTCGACGTGAATGGCCGAGAAGTTTCGACGCTGGTGGATAGTGAAATGGCGGCGGGAAATCACGCTGTGACATTTGCGCCGCGCGATTTGGCCGGCGGGATTTATTTCTACCAACTCACCGCCGGCAAATTTTCACAAACGCGCAAGGCGGTGATGGTGAAATAA
- a CDS encoding T9SS type A sorting domain-containing protein, giving the protein MHFEFCFAKFLHVNSYTPAACLQEPAARQKLSHSSNSAGRMPGLQKQRPNFPKRTRRCGCDDTTLEPREEFVMLFTAKMLAVALLVLLWLWPGEAVPQAAGETQIWFQHDDFVDVNGDGEPEFVPDMLARWYNHGTWSRALDNMAVYSLHENLFKTGGAPNGMGEKFLRLLRDHFGDKPTAELHTAYLKLILPVLHAHGVALQIHTVGSKGDFVPWEMYGTTNGQDTIVYPRNPKGLELVQRTLRLVNGVCDSLFDDGYRVSSIKLQSVLSGLWQRGLQNNVYCALEYMKAVQAEYPEIKFYLGDALLQRRDHDKQKGWREAYQALHQTMRHDQKGYAHLNFEGLRLEFDKNWQDSLQFENARGWHELTDAGAFAMIRSFGWKAGLEHNHPHAADEWEYEKVVLRTAAKSRELNLHWDFAVLHSDEAGGSGRAYPYEVAPENRGPNEPPTFASVLNKLFDFYNAVTSVHQLDPVTGFRMFQNHPNPFNSTTTIRFSLPQREHVSLKVFDVLGRKVTTLVDGELNPGEQSVVFDAKNLPSGVYFYRLQAGTFVQQRKIEVLR; this is encoded by the coding sequence TTGCATTTCGAATTTTGTTTTGCTAAATTCTTACACGTAAATTCTTACACGCCGGCTGCCTGCCTGCAAGAGCCTGCTGCAAGGCAAAAGCTTTCTCACTCCTCTAATTCGGCAGGCAGGATGCCTGGGTTACAAAAGCAGCGGCCAAATTTTCCCAAACGCACAAGGCGCTGTGGTTGCGATGATACCACGCTTGAACCTCGCGAGGAGTTTGTCATGCTTTTCACCGCAAAAATGCTGGCAGTTGCTCTGCTTGTCCTGTTGTGGCTTTGGCCCGGTGAAGCCGTTCCGCAAGCTGCGGGTGAAACGCAGATTTGGTTTCAACACGACGACTTTGTGGATGTCAACGGCGACGGAGAACCCGAGTTCGTTCCGGACATGCTGGCACGATGGTACAATCACGGAACGTGGAGCCGCGCTCTCGACAACATGGCCGTTTATTCCCTGCACGAGAACCTGTTCAAAACCGGTGGCGCTCCCAATGGCATGGGCGAAAAATTTCTGCGGCTGTTGCGGGATCATTTCGGTGACAAACCAACCGCCGAACTCCACACGGCCTACTTGAAATTGATCTTGCCGGTGCTGCATGCGCATGGCGTCGCATTGCAAATCCACACGGTGGGTTCCAAGGGCGATTTTGTTCCCTGGGAAATGTACGGCACCACGAATGGGCAGGATACCATCGTCTATCCCCGTAACCCCAAGGGGCTGGAATTAGTGCAACGGACGCTGCGTCTCGTCAACGGCGTGTGCGACAGTCTCTTCGATGACGGCTATCGCGTCAGCTCCATAAAACTCCAAAGTGTGCTCTCCGGCCTTTGGCAGCGCGGCTTGCAGAACAATGTTTACTGCGCTCTGGAATACATGAAGGCGGTTCAGGCAGAGTATCCAGAGATCAAATTTTATTTGGGCGATGCCCTGCTGCAAAGGCGCGATCATGACAAACAAAAGGGTTGGCGGGAGGCTTATCAGGCCCTGCATCAAACGATGCGCCATGATCAAAAAGGATATGCGCACCTGAATTTTGAAGGCCTCCGCCTTGAGTTCGACAAAAATTGGCAGGATTCTCTTCAATTCGAAAATGCCCGGGGTTGGCATGAATTGACTGACGCCGGAGCATTTGCCATGATCCGGAGTTTCGGCTGGAAGGCGGGCCTGGAGCACAACCATCCCCATGCGGCTGATGAATGGGAGTATGAAAAAGTGGTGCTCCGCACCGCCGCCAAGTCGCGCGAGCTCAACCTGCATTGGGATTTTGCCGTGTTGCACAGCGATGAAGCTGGAGGCAGCGGTCGCGCTTACCCTTACGAGGTTGCGCCCGAAAATCGCGGGCCAAATGAGCCACCCACTTTTGCCTCAGTGTTGAATAAACTTTTCGATTTTTATAATGCAGTGACCTCTGTCCATCAGCTTGATCCGGTCACGGGGTTTCGGATGTTTCAAAACCATCCCAATCCGTTTAACTCAACAACCACGATTCGTTTTTCACTACCACAGCGAGAGCATGTGAGCCTGAAAGTCTTCGATGTTCTCGGCAGAAAAGTGACAACGCTCGTAGATGGTGAATTGAACCCAGGGGAGCAGTCGGTTGTCTTTGACGCAAAGAACTTACCGAGCGGTGTGTATTTCTATCGCTTGCAGGCAGGAACATTTGTTCAACAAAGAAAAATCGAGGTACTAAGATGA
- a CDS encoding T9SS type A sorting domain-containing protein, with product MTRNAENSSTVSVVLALLCLAFLPETYAQQQTYTLETSLFRLVFNRFTVGGDGYATGIRECRYLPTNRAFTMHEMWTTIANLDSGWDDPDWVSVVQVSVTAKDVTVHFGPGKSITMRVTSHSRFLEFQLTDVTGNCGDIRLFGPLFLGLPQGVLPSTRGDYEQVTYLGNGYYACLIGANANTGIFRYWETPNDTSVLLNSISPRYLPTAGVPHRTQRFAFFICQEQHLRNIIREVELYFDYPYGSSLKENSENNIDYLFLLDLNGASAQNIIQLCQATGLGAVMLYMELWSDWRAQDEPFKLRPGIKLLVDSLMAAGLIVGLHSYVHLVPHNGYYAIRYPTQVSQTIIDGIFRSLTWTNTLPDSVAIHFAARVDSLNANWLYFDGNDRLLEMNGQHVTYLDPYLDARMTTRIMQELRQRNHDLKIFQSAGGTLCYPYLSRAGQVDYWDVHPVWGRTPIQEMDFIASQAVHRRRAFLYSDLGWFGRDIHTPPPQRRRDARWDEWQYLCNVSLNDNIPIGIRTSYNDFMTDPLRDSIVPLLRETIRQRRGLVGISSDETVLLQFHLEQNYPNPFNPTTTISFSLPLGSFVSLKVFDALGREVSTLVSEELAAGTYVRQWEAAGLPSGVYFYRLQAGSFTETKKLILLR from the coding sequence ATGACGCGGAACGCTGAGAACAGTAGTACGGTGTCAGTTGTTCTCGCTTTGTTGTGCCTGGCATTTCTTCCAGAAACCTATGCCCAGCAACAAACGTACACTCTCGAGACCTCACTCTTCCGTCTCGTGTTCAATCGCTTCACGGTGGGTGGAGACGGCTACGCCACCGGCATACGAGAGTGTCGGTATTTGCCAACGAATAGAGCGTTCACGATGCACGAAATGTGGACGACCATTGCCAATCTCGACAGCGGCTGGGACGACCCCGACTGGGTTTCTGTCGTACAGGTCTCTGTCACCGCGAAAGACGTGACGGTTCACTTCGGCCCGGGCAAAAGCATCACCATGCGAGTAACGTCGCACAGCCGTTTCCTCGAATTTCAACTCACGGACGTGACCGGTAACTGTGGCGACATCCGCCTGTTTGGCCCCCTCTTTCTTGGACTCCCTCAGGGAGTCTTGCCCAGCACAAGGGGTGACTACGAGCAGGTCACATACCTCGGCAACGGCTACTATGCCTGTCTCATCGGAGCCAATGCAAACACGGGAATATTCAGATACTGGGAGACTCCCAATGACACATCTGTGCTCTTGAACTCTATCTCGCCACGGTACCTTCCCACGGCAGGAGTGCCGCATCGCACCCAGCGGTTCGCCTTCTTTATCTGTCAGGAACAACATTTGAGGAATATCATCAGGGAGGTTGAGCTTTACTTTGACTATCCCTACGGAAGCAGCCTCAAGGAGAATTCCGAGAACAACATAGACTATCTTTTCCTTCTCGATCTGAACGGTGCATCGGCTCAGAACATCATTCAACTCTGTCAGGCGACAGGGCTGGGGGCCGTCATGCTATATATGGAATTGTGGTCCGATTGGAGAGCGCAGGATGAGCCGTTCAAACTAAGACCCGGCATCAAGCTGTTGGTCGACTCTCTGATGGCTGCGGGATTGATCGTGGGGTTGCATTCGTATGTGCATCTTGTTCCGCACAATGGATACTACGCCATCCGCTATCCGACGCAGGTTTCTCAAACTATTATCGATGGCATATTCAGGAGCCTCACGTGGACAAACACTTTGCCCGACTCCGTTGCGATACACTTTGCAGCAAGGGTTGATTCGCTGAATGCCAACTGGCTCTACTTTGATGGCAACGATCGCTTACTCGAAATGAACGGCCAGCATGTGACGTATCTCGACCCGTATCTTGATGCGAGAATGACAACACGGATCATGCAGGAGTTGCGGCAGAGGAATCACGACCTGAAGATTTTCCAGAGTGCCGGCGGCACGTTGTGTTATCCCTACTTGAGTCGTGCCGGCCAGGTTGATTACTGGGACGTCCATCCTGTATGGGGAAGGACACCGATTCAGGAGATGGATTTCATTGCTTCACAGGCCGTCCACAGGCGGAGAGCATTTTTGTATTCTGACCTCGGTTGGTTTGGGAGAGATATACATACTCCACCTCCCCAGCGGCGGCGGGATGCCCGCTGGGATGAGTGGCAGTACCTGTGCAATGTTTCTCTGAACGACAACATCCCGATCGGCATTCGAACCTCATACAATGACTTCATGACCGATCCATTACGCGACAGTATCGTGCCATTGCTGCGAGAAACGATCCGTCAGCGGCGGGGATTGGTTGGGATTTCTTCCGATGAGACGGTGCTGTTGCAGTTCCACTTGGAGCAGAACTATCCGAATCCGTTTAATCCAACAACGACGATTTCCTTTAGTCTTCCATTAGGATCGTTTGTATCGCTGAAAGTATTTGATGCTTTGGGAAGAGAAGTGTCAACTTTGGTTTCCGAAGAGTTGGCTGCCGGAACGTACGTGAGGCAGTGGGAGGCTGCCGGCTTGCCGAGCGGTGTATATTTTTATCGCTTGCAGGCGGGTTCATTCACGGAGACCAAGAAACTCATTTTGCTCAGGTAA
- a CDS encoding T9SS type A sorting domain-containing protein, whose protein sequence is MKRANFLIINLLFALSASAQHGIDPHWSTPTPVAKSNPNASTTGAVANNMVVTANGTVIIFYKENNANYHVGSNDNGKTWNAPAPTLFTPATKTGGNSTISADIDLAGNIHTIWAARTPSGLFYSRWEAATQSWSDTLRLSQSVRHRISYSQLTTDRKQRLHVCWMDGEIQSKLYSEVLYARSLDGGRTWSTPLRLSKDDNMHSAFPMPDFSGATSDTLGIAWRDSVSSNNWDIMMAYTLDAGASWSQPLLVSGGSGIQSDPSLIVDKNGIFHLAHHEYPQGGGPQSANVKYGYSTNHGLSWTFQQLSPANVRSHLVKEAYDYANDVVWIFWKDERDFVSPFDRRADIIGAAITNRGTTLGSPEFLSDGGSTEYGFHNFKIGPDGIARAHFNTFYSDGMPSTIYYTERRSVSTDVSEAPSAVPQKFVLAQNYPNPFNPATVISFQLPVSGHVTLKVFDVNGREVSTLVDSEMAAGNHAVTFAPRDLAGGIYFYQLTAGKFSQTRKAVMVK, encoded by the coding sequence ATGAAGCGAGCAAATTTTCTGATCATCAACCTTCTCTTTGCACTCTCCGCCTCGGCGCAGCACGGCATCGATCCGCATTGGTCAACGCCCACGCCAGTGGCGAAATCCAATCCCAACGCCTCCACTACCGGCGCGGTGGCGAACAACATGGTGGTGACCGCCAACGGCACGGTCATCATTTTTTACAAAGAGAACAATGCGAATTACCACGTTGGCTCGAACGACAACGGCAAAACCTGGAACGCGCCCGCGCCCACGCTTTTTACACCGGCCACGAAAACCGGCGGCAACAGCACGATCAGCGCGGACATTGACCTCGCCGGGAACATTCACACCATTTGGGCAGCGCGTACGCCTTCCGGTTTGTTCTACTCGCGCTGGGAGGCAGCCACGCAAAGCTGGTCGGATACGCTGCGCCTTTCCCAAAGCGTGCGCCATCGCATCAGCTACAGTCAGCTCACCACCGACCGCAAGCAGCGTCTGCACGTTTGCTGGATGGACGGCGAGATACAATCAAAATTGTATTCCGAGGTGCTCTATGCCCGCTCACTCGATGGCGGCCGGACGTGGAGCACGCCGCTGCGCTTGAGCAAGGATGACAACATGCACTCGGCGTTCCCCATGCCGGACTTTTCCGGCGCGACGAGCGACACGCTCGGCATCGCCTGGCGCGACAGTGTGAGCAGCAACAATTGGGACATCATGATGGCGTACACGCTCGACGCTGGCGCAAGCTGGTCGCAGCCGTTGCTGGTGAGCGGCGGCAGTGGCATTCAATCCGATCCCAGTTTGATTGTGGACAAAAACGGCATCTTTCATTTGGCGCACCACGAATATCCGCAAGGCGGCGGGCCGCAATCGGCCAATGTCAAATACGGCTATTCCACCAATCACGGCTTGAGCTGGACCTTCCAGCAGCTTTCGCCAGCCAACGTGCGCAGCCATCTCGTGAAAGAGGCATACGATTATGCCAACGACGTGGTGTGGATTTTTTGGAAGGACGAGCGCGATTTTGTTTCACCGTTCGACCGGCGCGCGGACATCATCGGCGCCGCCATCACCAATCGCGGCACGACCCTCGGCAGCCCGGAGTTTCTCTCCGACGGCGGCAGCACCGAGTATGGTTTTCACAATTTCAAAATCGGGCCGGACGGCATCGCGCGCGCGCATTTCAACACATTTTACTCCGACGGTATGCCTTCGACGATTTATTACACTGAGCGCCGCAGCGTGAGCACGGACGTGAGCGAAGCGCCCTCTGCTGTGCCGCAGAAATTTGTGTTGGCGCAGAATTATCCGAATCCATTTAACCCAGCGACCGTGATCAGTTTTCAGTTGCCGGTGAGCGGTCACGTGACGCTCAAAGTGTTCGACGTGAATGGCCGAGAAGTTTCGACGCTGGTGGATAGTGAAATGGCGGCGGGAAATCACGCTGTGACATTTGCGCCGCGCGATTTGGCCGGCGGGATTTATTTCTACCAACTCACCGCCGGCAAATTTTCACAAACGCGCAAGGCGGTGATGGTGAAATAA
- a CDS encoding DUF4932 domain-containing protein — protein MFHVATFSIFLLCFGSTTPLNARQLTGRQVPVGVDPRIELMGVVQVLADYFVVTPYTSNYKQDVINYFSAYRNHPAVQGFKNLSEAGFGFEAVPAVMLCLTDPPELDQRRPFPKTAIERTGDQQAIERWIENLRDFAQSSQFMRFYNSHTNTYTAIVRSTESDAQKALSALQTYSGMALSRCSLMLGLLLHDGGFATTLEHPEGVQNIAIIGPTAPVNGMPVFGPASRIAGLTWHEFSHTFVNALTQAHWDTLRLYQSLYAPIAKQLTDQAYPDWQTAVNEHIIVAITVRLLAIEQGEEAAALELQKQKDKGFIYAEALVSRLIEFENLREQYPTLADFFPRLISVFKDISRRTRNPGR, from the coding sequence ATGTTCCATGTAGCCACATTCAGCATTTTTCTGTTGTGTTTCGGTTCCACGACACCTCTGAACGCGCGTCAGTTAACAGGACGTCAGGTTCCCGTCGGCGTCGATCCTCGTATTGAGTTGATGGGCGTCGTGCAGGTACTTGCGGACTATTTCGTCGTCACTCCTTACACCTCCAATTACAAGCAAGATGTCATCAACTACTTTTCTGCTTACAGAAATCATCCTGCTGTTCAAGGCTTCAAGAATTTAAGTGAGGCTGGCTTTGGTTTTGAAGCCGTGCCGGCGGTGATGCTCTGTCTTACCGACCCACCTGAGTTAGATCAGCGAAGACCTTTTCCTAAAACTGCAATCGAGAGAACAGGTGACCAGCAAGCAATTGAGCGTTGGATAGAAAACCTCCGGGACTTCGCGCAAAGTAGCCAATTTATGAGATTCTACAACAGTCACACAAACACTTACACTGCCATTGTTCGATCTACAGAATCTGACGCCCAAAAGGCCCTCTCGGCTCTGCAGACATACTCCGGCATGGCACTTTCCAGATGTTCTCTCATGCTAGGATTACTCCTGCATGACGGGGGCTTCGCGACAACGCTTGAACACCCTGAAGGCGTTCAGAACATCGCGATCATCGGTCCTACGGCACCGGTGAATGGGATGCCGGTCTTCGGCCCTGCAAGCCGCATTGCAGGTCTCACCTGGCATGAATTCAGTCATACCTTTGTGAACGCGTTGACGCAGGCGCACTGGGATACACTACGCCTGTATCAATCACTCTACGCACCTATCGCAAAGCAATTAACCGATCAGGCATATCCTGATTGGCAAACAGCGGTCAATGAACACATCATCGTGGCGATTACCGTACGTCTGCTAGCAATCGAGCAGGGTGAAGAAGCAGCGGCACTTGAGTTGCAGAAACAAAAAGACAAAGGTTTCATCTATGCCGAAGCCTTAGTAAGCCGTCTCATCGAATTTGAGAATTTGCGCGAACAATACCCCACACTCGCGGATTTCTTCCCGAGGCTGATTTCGGTGTTCAAAGACATTTCACGAAGAACAAGAAACCCTGGCCGGTAG